The Raphanus sativus cultivar WK10039 unplaced genomic scaffold, ASM80110v3 Scaffold0478, whole genome shotgun sequence DNA window GTATTTGCTTTTATGGATATGTGAACTGTGAAGTAAAGGACGTAGACAAATTGATTACCATTATTCGATTTGTCGTATTTTCCTTTGTAATATTCATTTGGATTGAgacttttttcaaaattatatagaGGAAACAATGTGAAGATATGAACCTGCAAATGACGAGAAAATGCAGTAACAGTGTACGAAATAGTGAAGTGCTTTAATGTCCGGGGAGCAATAAGCAAATGGACATACATTGGTGAGTAggagttttcttttcttttttttttttttaaaaagcgatttctcaaaaaaaaagattttttttttcaaaagaaaagagtaagaaaaaaactattgcatgcagataatgtttttttttttaaaatcttggAGCTTGAAAATAAAGCAATCCCATGACTCAAACATAATACTCATCATCAATGCATTGAACTTTAACAATGCTGATGCATTCTAATGTCTAAGAGAAATGGCCTTTATTAGTATCAGAAAACAATTATACAGCATGTGAATAGTAATAGCATCTTTGATCACTTTATGCCAAGAAAATCTCAAGAGATGTTAGCCGAGTAAAACAAGAAGTCAAAGGCTATATATCCACATAGGTCAGGAGCTAGtcaattaaatcatataatatattccCAAGCTATCTCTTagtttttatatgaaaattttggaaAACTAAAGGGAGAAAGATCTCTTAGCGTTTCAATGGATGAAACAGAAAAGATGATTGTCCTTGATTTCTACTGTATGTTTCTTGCTTAacctaaaattatataaaactaaaatccaAGCTTTCTAACATAAGAAATTATATGCTAAATATTAATCCATAGAAGATCAAACATTGTACTGATTTATTGAAATCAAGGACTAAGAACAACCCCATTGGAGAGTCATCAATCGGGTTCACACGcaaatcgaaaaaaaaatgattataataaGCAAAAGCAATGACCTCGTCCACGAACGCTCCTTCTGCAAGACCCGAGTTCGTTCCTGTTTAGCGAGTCCCACACCACGTGGCGGCCCGCTATTGgtcactttatttttatttaaaaaaaaaaaatcaaacggaaaaaaaaaattataaaatactcaAATTATGAACCTCAACCGGGGGTTCATTAATGGGGTTGCTCTAAGGGCAACCTTAACCTTGCATGTCTTAAAATGAGGATATCACCATGTTTATATTAATCTTATAATGCAGATTATTTATTTGATGAAAAATTAATGCTTCTTAAATACTTAAACCACTGAAACAGCCGGAAAATAAATGGTTTGATCGACTCTTAATGTATGCTCCACCAGAGACTTGCTCCCTCTCTCTCCTATTATCTTactttgtttggtttgttttttttttatctaagaacCCCCTTAAACACTACAGTTAGAACTGCTCTACGTTATTGGCATCAGCCATCACTAAAACTGATCCAATGATAACTGTTACAAACTGTGACCTAAAggatttagcaaaaaaaaaaaactgtgaccTAAAGGAACCAACGTACTAAGCTTATGGACAAATCTCACAACCCGAACTCTCTAGTGAAAGTGAACGGTAGAAACTAAACCTGAAGCCCATACCGGACTTCAGtatcatttgtatatttttatataagagaTGAGAAGTCCAACTCTGAGTATTTATGGGCCGAACCTAAAGAACCCAATGTCCAAAGCTTCTGGGCCCAAATATCACAAACTGAAATCTCCAGTGAAAGTCACACATACATTCATGGCAAACCCAATTGCAATAAATGCTAGAAACTTAACATGAAGCCCATAATGGACTTGATTAGTGGGCCAAACTGAACTTTAAGTCTTATTGGGCCGAACTGAACTGAACTGAACTGAACTAAACTAAACTCCGTACTAGTTATGTTCCTTCTCACACTCTTTCTCCGTCTGTCGCTGTCTCTCACGTCCTTCCTCTGTTTCTCCTGCAGCAGATCTCTCTTTGtcccccctctctctctctctccctcagaTCACTGTAAGTACAAACTacacttccttcttcttcttctttcgaTATATCCTCCTTTTTTGACTCTTTCTAGATGTGCTAGAAACCTTGGTCTAAGCTTTGATCTGATGACCCATTACTTCATATACTTCTCTTCTCGATTCATTTAATTACAAACATTAAAGACTTCCATCATCCTGTTCCTTTATTGTCTCCCTTTGTGTTTTGTAAACGTTCTCTCTTTAATTCATTTTAgggttttgtgtgtgtgtgtgtgtaaacaGTGAAATCTTGAACAGATCGTTGACTTTTAATATGTTATTGATCGAAAGGATAAACATAACGTTGTTAATATACATATGGATGGTGTAGATGGCTCAGCAGGAGGCTAGCACTTCCCCTGGTGCTGAGGTTGTTGGCCGTGCCTTTGTGGAGCAATACTACCACATTCTCCACCAATCTCCCGGTTTAGTCCACCGGTTTTACCAAGATTCCAGCTTGTTAACCCGTCCTGATGTCACCGGTTCTGTGACCACCGTCACAACTATGCAAGTGAGACTCTTAGAACTCTATAAAGTCTTTCAAACTTTGATCTAACAACATTGGTTCAAAACTATTTCAGGCGATCAATGATAAGATCATGTCGTTGAGCTATGAAGACTACACCGCGGAGATAGACACTGCGGATGCTCAGGAGTCTCATGAGAGAGGCGTTATCGTGCTGGTGACTGGACGCTTAACCGGGAAAGATAATGTGAGGAAGAGGTTTAGTCAGACTTTCTTCTTGGCTCCTCAAGACAAGGGTTACTTTGTCTTAAACGATGTGTTTCGTTTCCTTGAGGAGAAAGAGGTGACCAGGTCTGTTGCCATCAAGGAAGTTGAGGCTCCTGTTGAACCAGGTACAGATTGAAAAGATCCCAAagcctttttgtttttgttttgtgtctTACCACAGCACAGAAACACTCATTTTGGCTTTGTTTGTCAGAacgtgttgttgttgttagtcGTGAGGCTGAGGTTGAACCAGAGCCAGTTGCTTCTATTGAGGAGGAAGATGTTGACAATGTGGCTGAGGTGTATGATGATCCTTGTGAGAAAGATGAAGGTGTTGTTGTTGACGTTGAGCCTATTGTTGAGCCTCCTCCAGCTAAGTTAAATCACAGTGAAGTTCTATCAGTGTCTCATGGAGATCCTCCTACCTATGCTTCAATCGTGAGTCTTTTAACTGCTTAATAACTGATTTTCTCATCTATCtttcatttgtttatatgaATCAAATCGGTTAAAATGGTTTAAAACGATCTAAATTAGTCAAATTAAGCAAATAATGTTAGtataaatttacaatttttccaaaataattttataactaaatccaaaagctaaaatatattatgtaaatgtaaaatatatattaaaataaatcaataattcgTTAAAGTATAGGCAATCCTCTTGATTGCTGCTCCTTTACAAAGCCTGCCTTAGCTATTGTGAACATTGGTTTGTAGTGAAACGTTACAAGTCTTTCTTTTGTGTGATTACAACAGCTCAAACTGATGAGAAGCGGTCCAGCACCACCAACA harbors:
- the LOC130502270 gene encoding nuclear transport factor 2-like isoform X1 — protein: MAQQEASTSPGAEVVGRAFVEQYYHILHQSPGLVHRFYQDSSLLTRPDVTGSVTTVTTMQAINDKIMSLSYEDYTAEIDTADAQESHERGVIVLVTGRLTGKDNVRKRFSQTFFLAPQDKGYFVLNDVFRFLEEKEVTRSVAIKEVEAPVEPERVVVVSREAEVEPEPVASIEEEDVDNVAEVYDDPCEKDEGVVVDVEPIVEPPPAKLNHSEVLSVSHGDPPTYASILKLMRSGPAPPTHVAARNKPRAAPVRTNQKPTPPPPAEHAAAPNASLGLENVHNSSNADVEDDGHSIYVRNLPFDTTPTQLEEVFKSFGAVKHEGIQVRSNKQQGFCFGFVEFETSSGRQSALEASPITIGDRQVVLEEKKTNTRGGNNGGGRGRYFGGRGSFRNESFKGGRGGVGGGGRGGYGRGEYSGRPKSSNPRSGGEGYQRVPQNGGSGRGSGGGGRGGPRGGGVSS
- the LOC130502270 gene encoding nuclear transport factor 2-like isoform X2; this translates as MAQQEASTSPGAEVVGRAFVEQYYHILHQSPGLVHRFYQDSSLLTRPDVTGSVTTVTTMQAINDKIMSLSYEDYTAEIDTADAQESHERGVIVLVTGRLTGKDNVRKRFSQTFFLAPQDKGYFVLNDVFRFLEEKEVTRSVAIKEVEAPVEPERVVVVSREAEVEPEPVASIEEEDVDNVAEVYDDPCEKDEGVVVDVEPIVEPPPAKLNHSEVLSVSHGDPPTYASILKLMRSGPAPPTHVAARNKPRAAPVRTNQKPTPPPPAEHAAAPNASLGLENVHNSSNADVEDDGHSIYVRNLPFDTTPTQLEEVFKSFGAVKHEGIQVRSNKQGFCFGFVEFETSSGRQSALEASPITIGDRQVVLEEKKTNTRGGNNGGGRGRYFGGRGSFRNESFKGGRGGVGGGGRGGYGRGEYSGRPKSSNPRSGGEGYQRVPQNGGSGRGSGGGGRGGPRGGGVSS